One genomic region from Bdellovibrionota bacterium encodes:
- a CDS encoding DUF6531 domain-containing protein, translated as MRIYKNSPNKIVLTITITLLLSFALKAEINMKDASYRQSFFDIQEVRRTYNSRSLYTGFFGFGWCSNLEKSLDIKSPKEISFKECDQEFPFVLTDENNLLKTRTYENTITKEKLIFKSGSYTQYLNTGEIRVFNRLGQMISAIQPHGQRIGYLYNHQNLISLKTNSNLLLTFSFNDTRQITRIQSNSGLSSLYLYEKQNLVQTVNSTKQSHLYDYDDLNNMVRLTFPDKTEENIVYNKDHDRAVKIQLRNECIEYYDYYQKNNDPLYQISTLTRKCDNKTIHTFIYEFWYKVRPDGLKYLERYKINQSIQSKKNQTVDITYNPYDGNPVRILKDGKDLIIKI; from the coding sequence ATGAGAATTTATAAAAATAGTCCAAACAAAATAGTCCTCACCATAACCATTACCCTACTCTTGTCCTTTGCTCTCAAAGCAGAAATCAATATGAAGGACGCAAGCTACAGACAATCCTTCTTTGATATACAAGAAGTAAGAAGGACCTACAACAGTCGTTCTCTCTACACAGGATTCTTTGGATTCGGATGGTGTTCAAATCTAGAGAAATCCTTAGATATTAAATCTCCAAAAGAAATATCGTTTAAAGAATGTGATCAAGAATTTCCTTTTGTTCTCACGGATGAGAACAATCTACTTAAAACTAGAACTTACGAAAATACCATAACCAAAGAAAAGCTAATTTTTAAATCTGGCAGCTACACCCAATACTTAAATACCGGCGAAATTCGCGTCTTCAATCGCCTCGGCCAAATGATCAGCGCGATTCAGCCTCATGGACAAAGGATCGGATACCTTTATAACCATCAGAACTTAATCTCCCTTAAGACAAACTCCAACCTTCTCCTAACCTTCTCCTTTAATGACACTCGTCAGATCACAAGGATTCAGAGCAATTCTGGTTTAAGCTCACTGTACCTTTACGAAAAACAAAACTTGGTTCAGACCGTGAACTCCACCAAGCAGTCTCACCTGTATGACTACGACGATTTGAACAACATGGTGAGATTGACCTTCCCTGATAAAACCGAAGAAAATATCGTGTACAACAAGGATCATGATCGGGCAGTTAAAATTCAATTGAGAAATGAATGCATCGAATACTATGACTATTACCAAAAAAATAACGATCCACTTTACCAAATTTCCACACTCACCCGAAAATGTGACAACAAAACCATTCATACTTTTATATACGAATTCTGGTACAAAGTGAGACCCGATGGATTAAAATATCTTGAAAGATACAAAATCAATCAATCGATTCAAAGCAAGAAAAATCAAACAGTAGATATCACCTACAATCCTTATGACGGAAACCCAGTACGTATACTCAAAGACGGTAAAGATTTAATTATTAAAATCTAG
- a CDS encoding S8 family peptidase — protein sequence MKMLLIFFLLLAFTINAFGIDTNTEKTILDQNWGLKKIDVEKSWSISQGNKKIIIAIIDTGMDMNHPELKNNLWVNPKEISDNGIDDDGNGFIDDIHGWNFVTENNKPLDSQGHGTHIAGIIHGVAPKASFMVLKYFDPKSLSDKNITNTVRAIDYAVNNGAQIINYSGGGFGKNPLEEMAIKRAKDKNILFVAAAGNEATNSDKNSFYPASYDLSNIISVASLTQESDLVESSNFGIETVDIAAPGKNIFSTLPGGRYGFMTGTSQATAFATGVLAIMMTVYPDIHNTEKLIQYLVSAGSIEENLNGKTKYKTKLNSYRALAMKGKEVDANGLSAENTKQINADIFSSESSILDANLDSLIKNTNTKNRMRIPAQQ from the coding sequence ATGAAAATGCTTCTTATCTTTTTCTTACTCTTGGCCTTCACCATCAATGCTTTCGGGATTGATACAAATACAGAAAAAACCATATTAGATCAAAACTGGGGTTTGAAAAAAATTGATGTCGAAAAAAGCTGGAGTATCTCTCAGGGAAATAAAAAAATCATCATCGCCATCATCGACACCGGAATGGATATGAATCATCCCGAACTCAAAAATAATCTCTGGGTAAATCCAAAAGAAATTTCCGACAATGGAATCGACGATGATGGAAACGGATTTATCGACGATATACATGGATGGAATTTCGTTACCGAAAATAATAAACCTTTAGACTCTCAAGGCCATGGAACACACATCGCCGGAATCATTCATGGTGTGGCTCCGAAAGCTAGCTTTATGGTTCTTAAATATTTTGATCCTAAATCTTTATCAGATAAAAATATAACCAACACCGTAAGAGCGATCGATTATGCGGTCAATAACGGCGCTCAGATTATCAACTATTCCGGCGGCGGCTTCGGGAAAAATCCTTTGGAGGAAATGGCTATTAAGAGGGCAAAGGATAAAAACATTCTCTTCGTCGCTGCCGCCGGAAATGAAGCTACAAACTCAGACAAAAACTCTTTCTATCCCGCCAGCTATGATCTTTCGAATATCATTTCCGTGGCCTCACTTACGCAAGAGTCTGATCTCGTAGAATCCAGTAATTTCGGAATTGAAACCGTAGATATCGCAGCTCCTGGTAAAAATATTTTCTCAACTCTTCCTGGCGGACGGTACGGATTTATGACTGGAACTTCTCAAGCCACGGCTTTTGCCACCGGCGTCCTAGCCATAATGATGACTGTTTATCCGGATATCCATAATACCGAAAAACTTATCCAATATTTAGTGAGCGCAGGAAGTATAGAGGAAAACCTCAACGGAAAGACAAAGTACAAAACGAAATTAAATTCTTATCGAGCCCTGGCTATGAAGGGAAAAGAAGTGGATGCGAACGGATTGAGCGCCGAGAATACCAAACAAATCAATGCGGATATATTTTCTTCGGAAAGTTCAATTTTAGATGCTAATTTAGATTCTTTGATTAAAAATACGAATACAAAAAATAGAATGAGAATTCCCGCTCAACAGTAA
- a CDS encoding ribonuclease HI family protein: protein MKWPAAIKIYTDGASRGNPGPASIGVSFTTVKDEEVSTLSEAIGDQTNNFAEYTALIRGLEEAKVNKAEKIWIRTDSQLMVRQILGEYKVKSESIKDLHAQVIELLKFFEKVRVEHIPREQNKRADELANQALDKQFKGAKLFAYDDDFDS from the coding sequence ATGAAGTGGCCGGCAGCTATCAAGATTTACACGGATGGAGCAAGCAGAGGTAATCCTGGGCCTGCTTCCATTGGAGTTTCATTTACAACGGTGAAAGACGAAGAAGTTTCTACTCTTTCTGAAGCTATCGGCGATCAAACCAATAATTTTGCAGAGTACACAGCGCTGATCAGAGGCCTAGAAGAAGCCAAAGTTAACAAAGCGGAAAAGATTTGGATTAGAACCGATAGTCAGCTGATGGTGAGACAAATTCTCGGTGAATATAAAGTTAAATCTGAAAGCATTAAAGACCTGCATGCTCAAGTGATAGAGCTTTTGAAATTTTTTGAGAAAGTTCGAGTTGAGCATATTCCCAGAGAGCAAAATAAAAGAGCCGATGAATTGGCAAACCAAGCTTTAGATAAGCAATTCAAAGGTGCAAAGCTTTTTGCTTATGACGATGATTTTGATAGCTAA